In Nicotiana tabacum cultivar K326 chromosome 19, ASM71507v2, whole genome shotgun sequence, one DNA window encodes the following:
- the LOC107811611 gene encoding iron-sulfur assembly protein IscA-like 2, mitochondrial, with protein sequence MASSSSSLIRRIVPLFTTRIRQNYRLLNSSASSALSQPQSQPQVEAPDSVLMTESCVRRMKELQAGEHQEKMLRLSVEAGGCSGFQYDFSLDDKTNSDDRIFERDGVKLVVDNVSYDFVKGATVDYVEELIRSAFQVSTNPSAVGGCSCKSSFMVKQ encoded by the exons ATGGCATCGTCGTCGAGTTCTCTGATTCGTCGAATTGTTCCGCTTTTCACCACTCGGATTCGCCAAAATTACCGCCTTTTGAATTCATCTGCTTCTTCTGCTCTATCCCAACCCCAATCCCAACCCCAAGTCGAAGCTCCCGATTCCGTCTTAATGACCGAGAGCTGCGTTCGT aggatgaaagagttgcaAGCTGGCGAACACCAAGAGAAGATGCTTCGTTTGAGTGTTGAAGCTGGTGGTTGTTCGGGGTTTCAATATGATTTCTCTCTAGATGATAAGACCAATTCTGATGACAG AATTTTTGAGCGCGACGGAGTTAAATTGGTCGTGGATAATGTATCATACGATTTCGTCAAAGGTGCAACTGTTGATTATGTTGAGGAGCTGATTCGCTCTGCTTTTCAG GTATCTACCAATCCTAGTGCAGTGGGTGGGTGCAGTTGTAAAAGTTCATTTATGGTGAAGCAGTAA
- the LOC107811610 gene encoding uncharacterized protein LOC107811610: protein MAAHRRLLTRDRLIKWGVVADKTCPLCNLEDESIEHVFFKCEISTQIWKHILQWQGIKRDSKCWDEELTWVVQNASGKSPGAAVYRMLLSAIIYYIWNERNQRVFTNKQQGKEVIIKKIVQDVHHRGAMKQRIAKWLEQLNFYPL from the coding sequence ATGGCAGCACACAGAAGATTACTCACAAGAGATAGATTAATAAAATGGGGAGTGGTAGCAGACAAAACCTGCCCTCTGTGCAATCTGGAAGATGAAAGTATAGAGCATGTGTTCTTTAAATGTGAGATTTCTACACAGATATGGAAACACATATTACAATGGCAGGGTATAAAAAGAGATTCTAAGTGCTGGGATGAGGAACTAACGTGGGTTGTTCAGAATGCAAGTGGAAAGAGCCCTGGAGCTGCAGTATATAGGATGTTGTTATCTGCAATAATTTACTATATTTGGAATGAAAGAAACCAAAGAGTATTCACCAACAAACAACAAGGAAAGGAAGTCATCATCAAAAAGATCGTTCAAGATGTGCATCATAGAGGAGCAATGAAGCAGAGGATTGCAAAATGGCTGGAGCAGCTAAATTTCTATCCATTATAG